The Streptomyces noursei ATCC 11455 sequence GGCGGCAGGGGTGCCGCGGCCGGGAATTCTTGACGCAGCGTCAGGACGCTTCGGCGGCGCCCCACCCCCTCAGCAGCTCGGTGAACTCCGCTGCGGCACCGGTCAGTTCCGCCCGCGAGAAGACCGTGTGTCGCGGCGCCACGGCGGGTCGGTGGGTATCCGCGCGCAGTCCAGGCCGGTGAGTTCGTGGGCCGCGGTGAGCAGGACGCCGACGCCCGCCGAGGCCGTCCGGACGGCGTCGAGGCGTGCTGGGTGCGGACGGCGGCGCGCGGGGTGAAGCCCGCCCGCTCGCACTCCACGTCCAGCCAGCGGCGGCCCGCCAGCACCGGTTCCAGGCTGCACCGCACCCAGGGCCGGTCCAGCCAGGTCCGTCAGGCGCAGCGACTCCCGGCCGGCGAGCGGGTCGTCGTGCGGGACGACCACCACCATCCGTTCCCGGCCGACGACGGTGACCGGCCCCGGCCAGTCCTCCGGGCGCGGCCCCGGCGCCACGTCGGCCAGCGCCGCGCGCCACCGTCGTCACACCCAAGGGCGAGGAGGTGGTGGTCGAGGCCGAGCGGCTGCTGGTCGCGGTGGGGCGGGCCCCGGTGACCGACGGGCTCGGGCTGGCGGCGGCCGGACTGGCCGTGGACCAGCGGGGGTTCCTGCCGCCGGCGGCCTGGTCGCGGCTGGAGGCCGCGGTGCCCGGCATCCACCTGGTGGGTCCGCACGTCTCGGAGATGATCGCGGAGAGCCAGCTGATCGTGGCGTGGGACGCCGAACCGTCCGATGTCGCGCAGCAGGTGCACGCCCATCCGACGCTGTCGGAGGCGGTCGGCGAGGCGTTCCTGACGCTGGCGGGGCGGGGGCTGCACCGGCACTGACCGCACTCGCACCGGGCCGCTCCGCCACTCCGCCGCCGGGCGCCCAACTACCGCGCCCTTCCGCTCCCCTGCTGTGCCCCTGCCGCGTTCGTCAGCGCTCGGGCGGGGCCTGGCGCTCCGTCAGGACGTAGTCGACCTGCCCGAATCTGATGTGGTCGCCGGGACCGACCGGTATCTCACCCACCAGCCGGCGGCCGTTGACGCAGGTGCCGTTGGTGGAACCGAGGTCGCGCAGCATCCAGCCGGTGCCCTCGCTGCGCAGCTCGGCGTGGTTGCGGGAGACCGTCTCGTGGTTGAGCCGCAGGCCGACGCCCGGGGCCCGCCCGATCAGCAGCGGGAACGGCCCGGGCTCCGGCAGCAGCAGCTTCGGCAGCCGCTCCGTGCGCCAGGCCCTGCGCACCCGGATGTGGAACGCCGACACCCGGCCGACCATCCGCAGCAGCACCCCCTGGACCTTGCCGCGGCTCTCCAGATCGGCGGTGGCGGCCGCGAGATCGGAGTGCTGCTGGGCGGTCAGGACGAGTTCCAGCCGACGCAGGAAGGTGTCCTGGGACAACCGTCCCTCCGCCGCACCGTCGCGCAGCAGCTCAAGGGCGCGTTCCCGATCGGCGTCCGAAGGCCGCGCGGGGAACTGGAGCGAAGTCATAGCGTGATTGTCCGG is a genomic window containing:
- a CDS encoding LysR substrate-binding domain-containing protein — encoded protein: MAPGPRPEDWPGPVTVVGRERMVVVVPHDDPLAGRESLRLTDLAGPALGAVQPGTGAGGPPLAGRGVRAGGLHPARRRPHPARLDAVRTASAGVGVLLTAAHELTGLDCARIPTDPPWRRDTRSSRGRN
- a CDS encoding DUF1707 and FHA domain-containing protein; its protein translation is MTSLQFPARPSDADRERALELLRDGAAEGRLSQDTFLRRLELVLTAQQHSDLAAATADLESRGKVQGVLLRMVGRVSAFHIRVRRAWRTERLPKLLLPEPGPFPLLIGRAPGVGLRLNHETVSRNHAELRSEGTGWMLRDLGSTNGTCVNGRRLVGEIPVGPGDHIRFGQVDYVLTERQAPPER